Within the Nitrospirota bacterium genome, the region TTCTGACCGACATTCCGGAAATGACCATCGCCGGTGATCGCGTGGATGAGGAGCTGATCGATCGGCCCAGACGGTGGAACATCGTCTTCATTCGAAAATTCATGCTCACGTTCGGCTTGGTGAGCTCCATCTTCGATTATCTTACATTTGGTGTGCTGCTTTGGTTCCTGGAAGCCGGGGTCGAGGAATTCAGGACCGGGTGGTTTGTGGAGTCGGTGATCTCCGCCTCGGTCATCGTGCTGGTGGTCCGGAGTCGTCGGCCGTTCATGCGCAGCCGACCGAGCCGTGGTCTGCTGGTTGCGACGCTCGCGGTGGTGGGCCTGACGCTGCTGCTGCCCTATACGCCGTTACGAGGGCCGCTAGGGTTCGTGCCGTTGCCGGCATCGTTTCTGGTTGCCTTGTTCTGTATCGTTGTCGGGTATATCGGCGTGGCCGAGGTGGCAAAGAAGATCTTTTACCGGCGTGTCCTCTATTGACGAGGGTTGTCGCTGTGACAGCGTTCTACGGCAGCCTTTTGATAGGACTGACTATGGTCGAGGAGACGACTTTCACAACAGGGAATGAACGGCCGGTGAATCCTTTCCCGCTCTCGTCGATCATACAGGTAGAGTAAATCGGGAGGTGATTCGATGAAGCTCAATGAATGGTTGCGGCTGATTGCCGGTCTCTTTGTCCTCTTGGCGGTTGTGCTGGGGGCCGTTGTTCACCCCTATTGGAATTATGTTGCGGCGTTTGTGGCGCTGAATCAGATCCAGTCCGCCTTCACCGGCTGGTGTCCGATGATGGCCTTCTTGCGCAGGCTGGGCG harbors:
- a CDS encoding DUF2892 domain-containing protein, with amino-acid sequence MKLNEWLRLIAGLFVLLAVVLGAVVHPYWNYVAAFVALNQIQSAFTGWCPMMAFLRRLGVQE